A portion of the Acidisoma sp. PAMC 29798 genome contains these proteins:
- a CDS encoding DUF1684 domain-containing protein, which produces MSDIEDLWDWRRQVADLYADIRREPNPEVAWRQWVATRSRLFATHPQSPIDAEERVDYTGPKVFPYDPALRFTVGLVPATGGQIALPAGNDGSVLLDVFATTEGLQAALGGELTLYWIGGYGGGVFLPFADATSGRETYGAGRYLLDTIKSADLGAAPDGRLILDFNFAYAPSCAHSPRYICPLAPRENRLPAAIRAGEC; this is translated from the coding sequence ATGAGCGACATCGAAGACCTTTGGGACTGGCGACGTCAGGTCGCAGACCTCTATGCCGATATCCGGCGCGAACCGAACCCGGAGGTCGCGTGGCGGCAATGGGTGGCGACGCGGTCCCGGCTGTTCGCGACGCATCCGCAATCGCCCATCGATGCCGAAGAGCGTGTCGACTACACCGGGCCAAAGGTCTTTCCCTATGACCCGGCCCTGCGCTTCACGGTCGGCCTAGTGCCTGCCACCGGAGGGCAAATCGCCTTGCCTGCGGGGAATGACGGCAGCGTTCTGCTGGACGTCTTTGCGACGACGGAAGGATTGCAGGCGGCTCTTGGCGGTGAACTCACGCTCTACTGGATTGGCGGCTACGGCGGCGGCGTCTTTTTGCCCTTCGCGGATGCGACCAGCGGCCGGGAAACCTACGGCGCCGGGCGCTATCTTTTGGACACCATCAAGAGCGCGGACCTCGGCGCCGCCCCGGACGGCCGGCTGATCCTGGACTTCAACTTCGCCTATGCCCCGTCCTGCGCGCATTCGCCGCGCTATATCTGCCCCCTCGCCCCGCGAGAAAACCGGCTGCCTGCCGCCATACGCGCGGGGGAATGCTGA
- a CDS encoding sensor domain-containing diguanylate cyclase — translation MFELAPVSLWLEDYSGLHPLFEQLRAEGIEDLAAYLADDPARIVDYSAKLQVIKVNRRTLELFEASGLDDLVGNLDRIFGPDSRASLISELCQLWAGKNAFASQTVNYTLSGRRLDVQTKGTVLPGYEGTLGRVLVAVQDITDREAVRRQLDASERYARGLFEYSPVSLWVEDFSAIKVLLDDVRAKGITDFRVFLDVHEEFVVRCMREIRIISVNQHTLTLFRAPDQKTLMRRLPDILRDKMERPFKEQLIDLWDGKLLQQREVVNYTLNGEELYLHLQLSMLPGHEDDWALVQVALTDITARKKAEAYLEFLGKHDELTKLFNRSFYVDELNRLERKGPYPISIIIIDLDGLKSMNDQLGHLAGDGLLRRMGEVLTMAVSEPMHACRIGGDEFAILMPETDERGGQLMVDQLAGLIEINNQYYSSVPLRISLGLATAEPNERLEATIRIADERMYEAKRLHYAAAVSETVGS, via the coding sequence ATGTTCGAGCTGGCACCGGTGTCCCTTTGGTTGGAGGATTACAGCGGTCTTCACCCGCTCTTTGAGCAATTGCGGGCCGAGGGCATCGAGGATTTGGCGGCCTACTTGGCCGATGATCCAGCGCGGATCGTTGACTATTCGGCGAAGCTGCAAGTGATCAAAGTCAATCGGCGTACTCTGGAGCTTTTCGAGGCCTCAGGCTTAGACGACCTCGTCGGCAACCTCGACCGTATTTTTGGACCGGATTCGCGCGCGTCACTGATCAGCGAATTGTGCCAGCTTTGGGCGGGCAAAAACGCCTTCGCCAGCCAGACCGTCAACTACACACTCAGTGGCCGGCGTCTCGATGTACAGACGAAGGGCACGGTCTTGCCAGGCTATGAGGGCACGCTAGGTCGCGTTCTCGTGGCGGTGCAGGACATTACGGACCGCGAAGCGGTGCGCCGGCAACTGGATGCCAGCGAACGTTACGCGCGCGGTTTGTTCGAATACTCGCCGGTCTCACTCTGGGTCGAGGATTTCAGCGCCATCAAGGTTCTTCTTGATGATGTCCGCGCCAAGGGGATCACTGATTTCCGCGTCTTTCTCGATGTGCATGAGGAGTTCGTGGTGCGCTGCATGCGCGAAATCCGGATCATTTCGGTCAACCAGCACACGCTGACCCTGTTTCGCGCACCCGACCAGAAAACCCTGATGCGCCGCCTGCCCGATATCCTTCGGGACAAAATGGAGCGGCCCTTCAAGGAGCAGCTGATCGATCTGTGGGATGGCAAGCTCCTCCAGCAGCGTGAAGTCGTGAACTACACCCTGAACGGCGAAGAACTGTATCTGCATCTACAGCTGTCGATGTTGCCGGGTCATGAGGATGACTGGGCGCTCGTGCAGGTCGCATTGACCGATATCACGGCACGCAAGAAGGCCGAGGCTTATCTTGAGTTTCTGGGCAAGCACGACGAACTGACCAAGCTGTTCAATCGGTCCTTCTATGTCGATGAGTTGAACCGGCTGGAGCGCAAGGGCCCCTACCCGATCTCGATCATCATCATCGATCTCGATGGCTTGAAATCGATGAACGATCAGCTCGGCCATCTCGCGGGCGATGGCCTTCTGCGCCGGATGGGGGAGGTGCTGACGATGGCCGTCAGTGAGCCGATGCACGCCTGCCGCATCGGCGGCGATGAATTTGCGATTCTCATGCCGGAGACCGATGAGCGTGGCGGGCAGCTGATGGTCGATCAGCTTGCCGGTCTCATCGAGATCAACAACCAGTATTACTCCTCGGTGCCCTTGCGTATTTCCTTGGGCCTCGCGACCGCCGAGCCCAACGAACGCCTGGAAGCGACGATCCGTATCGCCGATGAGCGGATGTATGAAGCCAAGCGGCTTCATTATGCCGCGGCGGTGTCCGAGACGGTCGGATCCTGA
- a CDS encoding CreA family protein, with protein MTKWLAAIMVLGMGLSQTALAQSRIGSVDTTFRLLGSNDRVVVDRYDDPAVANVSCYVSRAETGGVKGSFGLAEDPSRFSIACRAVGPVSYPTGLPKKQRVFDAALSVFFKHLAVYRMLDDDKKVILYVAISSRLTDGSPFNSISAVATSGNP; from the coding sequence ATGACGAAATGGCTCGCCGCGATTATGGTGCTAGGCATGGGACTGTCCCAGACCGCCCTCGCGCAAAGCCGCATCGGAAGCGTTGACACGACATTCCGGCTACTCGGCTCCAACGACCGGGTGGTGGTGGACCGTTACGATGATCCCGCCGTCGCCAATGTCTCCTGCTATGTGTCGCGCGCCGAAACCGGCGGCGTCAAAGGCAGCTTCGGCCTGGCCGAGGATCCGTCCCGCTTCTCCATCGCCTGCCGCGCCGTGGGGCCGGTGTCCTACCCCACGGGTCTGCCGAAGAAGCAGCGTGTGTTCGATGCCGCACTCTCGGTCTTCTTCAAGCATCTCGCGGTGTATCGCATGCTGGACGACGACAAGAAGGTGATCCTCTATGTCGCCATCAGCAGCCGCCTCACGGATGGCAGCCCGTTCAATTCCATTTCGGCGGTCGCGACGAGCGGGAACCCCTAG
- a CDS encoding ceramide glucosyltransferase: MITLATSAAAFCLLATVVHVLSLAIASIRCRERSRLPSAPIDAPHVTIIRPVCRVDNFERETLASTFALDYPNYEILFCLAREDDPVGGIVHSLIESHKQVPARLLIGEDNRSSNPKLNNVLKGWDEARHSWIIMADSNVLMPPDYVQRLMGRWRKDTGLVCSMPIGARPGNFWAALECAFLNTFEARWQYVGETLGFGFAQGKSMLFHRDVVDRAGGLLKALGTEIAEDAAFTKMVHEAGLRVHLVDTPFPQPLGKRTFSEVWSRQRRWATLRRTTFPVMFAPEILTGALFPVLAGVYVAWAEGRSEALVVAILSAIWFGGEAMLAWSAGWYFSPRMLLASVIRDMLLPALWVEAWLRNDFEWRGNEMNIQQVMAEELD; this comes from the coding sequence GTGATCACGCTTGCCACATCTGCCGCCGCATTCTGCCTTCTCGCGACTGTCGTTCACGTGCTGAGCCTGGCGATCGCGTCCATTCGCTGCCGCGAACGATCGCGCCTGCCCTCGGCGCCGATCGACGCCCCCCATGTGACCATCATCCGGCCTGTCTGCCGGGTCGATAATTTCGAACGCGAAACCTTGGCCTCCACCTTCGCGCTCGATTATCCCAATTACGAAATCCTGTTTTGCCTGGCGCGGGAGGATGACCCGGTCGGCGGCATCGTCCATAGCCTGATCGAGAGTCACAAGCAGGTTCCGGCGCGGCTGCTGATCGGCGAGGACAATCGCAGCTCCAACCCCAAGCTGAACAACGTTCTGAAGGGCTGGGACGAGGCGCGGCATAGCTGGATCATCATGGCGGACAGCAATGTCCTGATGCCACCGGACTATGTGCAGCGGCTGATGGGCCGGTGGCGGAAGGATACCGGCCTGGTCTGTTCCATGCCAATCGGCGCGCGGCCGGGCAATTTTTGGGCCGCCCTGGAATGCGCCTTCCTCAATACCTTCGAGGCGCGCTGGCAATATGTCGGTGAAACCCTGGGCTTCGGTTTCGCGCAGGGCAAAAGCATGCTGTTCCATCGTGACGTGGTCGATCGTGCGGGCGGCTTGCTGAAGGCCCTGGGCACCGAAATTGCGGAAGACGCCGCCTTTACCAAGATGGTGCATGAGGCCGGATTGCGCGTGCATCTGGTCGATACCCCCTTCCCCCAGCCGCTCGGCAAGCGGACCTTCTCCGAAGTTTGGAGCCGCCAGCGCCGCTGGGCCACGCTACGCCGCACGACCTTCCCGGTCATGTTCGCGCCCGAAATCCTCACCGGCGCCCTGTTTCCGGTGCTCGCAGGGGTTTACGTCGCCTGGGCCGAGGGCCGCAGTGAGGCTTTGGTCGTCGCCATCCTCAGCGCCATCTGGTTCGGCGGTGAGGCCATGCTGGCTTGGTCGGCCGGTTGGTATTTTTCGCCACGCATGCTGCTCGCCAGCGTAATCCGCGATATGCTGCTGCCGGCCCTGTGGGTCGAGGCATGGTTGCGCAACGATTTTGAATGGCGCGGCAATGAGATGAACATTCAACAGGTCATGGCGGAAGAACTCGATTGA
- the mdoH gene encoding glucans biosynthesis glucosyltransferase MdoH, with amino-acid sequence MHPDRRGRSRVRNLALPLDAVTDAGFRALPDEAPLAMPVQSLSEAPPRGGRPASEPRGIVFRRLFVIGGAVAMTLAGGEKMYFVFNSNGPSILGILVLLLFVTLFAWVALAFMSSLGGFIAAMSGGGWRFGITQDGPLPELTGHTALLMPTYNESPARVMAGLEAMDESLIATGRGAHFTTFILSDTTNPDIWIAEEAAFLALRQRTGGETRIFYRRRAKNIERKAGNIAEWVRRFGGAYPQMITLDADSLMDGATIVRLAAAMEQNPGVGLIQTLPVIVNGETLFARMQQFAGRVYGPLIAQGITWWHGSEGNYWGHNAIIRTRAFAEQAGLPHLRGRKPFSGPVLSHDFVEAALMRRGGWAIHMIPALGGSFEESPPSLTDVAVRDRRWCQGNLQHVGVLPACGLNWVSRLHLLMGIGSYVTAPLWLCFLLAGVLISLQSRFVQPSYFGTTKSLFPRWPQVDPVLAKWVFIGTMAVLLAPKVFAYILLLFNGPLRRGCGGAGRAFLSLLLETLLGALVAPVAMLIQTSGVIQILSGRDSGWNVQNRDGDHVPFRIVWRQYWRYMLFGIVLAVAAYAVSPALFLWMTPVLLGLVLAVPMEMITASRSIGLALRRLGLLQIVEEHRPPTVMQRATAAHEVLRRQHAESGVARLLGSRRLMEHHRAMLPPPRRPGHDPIDAPLLVGLTKLQEATSLQAALSALSTSETAAVLGSAEGLDRLVALNVDCQTAPAAASR; translated from the coding sequence ATGCATCCTGATCGGCGCGGCAGGTCCCGTGTCCGAAACCTGGCTCTACCGTTGGACGCCGTGACGGACGCCGGCTTCCGGGCCTTGCCGGATGAGGCGCCGCTCGCCATGCCCGTGCAATCCCTTTCCGAGGCGCCCCCACGCGGTGGGCGGCCCGCGAGTGAGCCGCGCGGCATCGTCTTCCGCCGGCTGTTCGTGATCGGCGGCGCGGTGGCCATGACCCTCGCCGGTGGCGAGAAGATGTATTTCGTCTTCAACAGCAACGGCCCGAGCATCCTCGGCATCCTCGTGCTGCTGCTGTTCGTCACGCTGTTTGCCTGGGTCGCCCTCGCCTTCATGAGCAGCCTGGGCGGCTTCATTGCGGCGATGAGCGGCGGCGGCTGGCGCTTCGGCATCACCCAAGACGGGCCTCTCCCCGAACTCACCGGCCACACGGCGCTGCTGATGCCGACCTATAATGAGAGCCCGGCCCGCGTCATGGCGGGGCTGGAGGCGATGGACGAATCGCTGATCGCCACCGGGCGGGGCGCGCATTTCACCACCTTCATCCTCAGTGACACCACCAATCCCGATATTTGGATCGCCGAGGAAGCCGCCTTCCTGGCGCTGCGTCAGCGCACTGGTGGGGAGACGCGCATCTTCTACCGCCGCCGCGCCAAGAATATCGAGCGCAAGGCGGGCAATATCGCGGAATGGGTGCGCCGCTTCGGCGGCGCCTATCCGCAGATGATCACGCTCGACGCCGATAGCTTGATGGACGGTGCCACCATCGTGCGCCTGGCCGCCGCGATGGAGCAGAATCCGGGTGTCGGCCTCATCCAGACCCTGCCCGTCATCGTCAATGGCGAGACACTGTTTGCCCGCATGCAGCAATTCGCAGGCCGCGTGTATGGGCCGCTGATCGCCCAGGGCATCACCTGGTGGCATGGCTCGGAGGGCAATTACTGGGGCCATAACGCCATCATCCGCACCCGCGCCTTTGCCGAACAGGCCGGTCTGCCCCATCTGCGCGGCCGCAAGCCCTTCAGCGGCCCGGTTTTGAGCCATGATTTTGTCGAAGCCGCGCTGATGCGGCGCGGCGGCTGGGCCATCCATATGATCCCCGCTCTGGGCGGCAGTTTCGAGGAAAGCCCGCCCTCCCTCACCGATGTCGCGGTCCGCGACCGCCGCTGGTGCCAGGGCAACCTCCAGCATGTCGGTGTCTTGCCGGCGTGCGGGCTGAACTGGGTGAGCCGGCTGCATTTGCTGATGGGCATCGGCAGCTACGTCACCGCGCCGCTCTGGCTGTGCTTCCTGCTCGCCGGCGTGCTGATTTCCTTGCAGTCCCGCTTCGTGCAGCCGTCCTATTTCGGGACCACGAAATCCTTGTTTCCGCGCTGGCCGCAGGTCGATCCGGTACTCGCGAAATGGGTCTTCATCGGCACCATGGCGGTACTTCTGGCACCGAAAGTCTTCGCCTATATCCTGCTGCTGTTCAACGGACCCTTGCGCCGGGGCTGCGGCGGGGCCGGCCGCGCCTTTCTCAGTCTGCTGCTCGAAACCCTGCTCGGCGCGCTGGTCGCGCCGGTGGCCATGCTCATCCAGACCTCGGGTGTGATCCAGATTCTCAGCGGCCGGGATTCCGGCTGGAACGTCCAGAATCGGGACGGCGACCATGTGCCCTTCCGCATCGTCTGGCGCCAATACTGGCGCTACATGCTGTTCGGCATCGTGCTGGCCGTCGCCGCCTATGCCGTCTCGCCCGCCTTGTTTCTGTGGATGACGCCGGTCCTGCTCGGCTTGGTGCTCGCGGTGCCGATGGAGATGATCACGGCGAGCCGCAGCATCGGCCTCGCCCTGCGGCGCCTCGGCCTGTTGCAGATCGTCGAGGAGCATCGCCCCCCGACCGTCATGCAACGCGCGACGGCGGCGCATGAAGTCTTGCGGCGCCAGCATGCGGAAAGCGGCGTTGCCCGGCTGCTCGGCAGCCGACGACTGATGGAGCACCACCGCGCGATGCTGCCGCCGCCGCGCCGGCCGGGTCACGACCCCATTGATGCACCGCTGCTGGTCGGCCTCACGAAACTTCAGGAGGCTACATCGCTCCAGGCAGCCTTGTCCGCCCTTAGCACCTCCGAGACCGCCGCCGTGCTAGGCTCGGCGGAAGGCCTAGACCGCCTGGTCGCCTTGAACGTCGATTGCCAGACCGCGCCGGCGGCCGCGTCCCGGTAA
- a CDS encoding glucan biosynthesis protein: MYRRDLVQGSATASLLALLAGTGLPASARAATVPLPAPVTGPFDGATVRRLAQALARQAYVGPDTKLPGAITNMSYDNFRGIRYRADRALWHDQSLPFQVEFFPRGFLYEARVDMFEVADGQAKAVPYSADMFDYENPKMQVAGDIGFSGLRIRAPINRPDVFDEVCVFLGASYFRAVAKGQVYGLSARGLAIGTGNQKEEFSRFRAFWLERPQPGASSLVIHALLDSQSVTGAFRFTLRPGAETVFDVESALYPRVDITEPGIAPLTGMFDFDTNNHNKVDDWRPAAHDSEGLSMWNGQGLQIWRPLNNPTTLQISAFTDGNPRGFGLMQRKRAFADYEDLALQYEKRPSLWIEPIGDWEQGVVELVEIPTANEVNDNIVAFWRPKDKLAAKGEYTFTYRMHWGWDNPFPTPLGRIVATRIGATEDGKRRLIVLDIVGDAVKNLPDDGKVHADVKTSQGKIQNVVVEPNPDSGGWRILFELAPGDAKLVELQCILIGAAGPVSETWLYRWTP; encoded by the coding sequence TTGTATCGACGTGATCTGGTCCAAGGGAGCGCCACCGCCTCCCTCCTCGCTCTGCTTGCTGGCACAGGCCTACCGGCTAGCGCGCGCGCCGCCACTGTGCCGCTGCCCGCACCCGTGACGGGGCCTTTCGACGGTGCGACGGTGCGCCGCCTCGCCCAGGCGTTGGCACGTCAGGCCTATGTCGGGCCCGACACCAAGCTGCCCGGGGCCATCACCAATATGAGCTATGACAACTTCAGGGGCATTCGATATCGCGCCGACCGGGCCCTGTGGCACGACCAGTCGCTGCCCTTCCAGGTCGAGTTCTTTCCCCGCGGATTCCTCTATGAGGCCCGCGTCGATATGTTTGAAGTGGCCGATGGCCAGGCCAAGGCCGTGCCTTACAGCGCCGATATGTTCGACTATGAGAATCCGAAGATGCAGGTGGCCGGTGACATCGGCTTTTCCGGGCTGCGCATCCGTGCCCCCATCAATAGGCCGGATGTCTTTGACGAAGTCTGCGTCTTTTTGGGTGCGAGCTATTTCCGCGCTGTCGCCAAGGGCCAGGTCTACGGCCTTTCGGCGCGGGGCCTCGCGATCGGCACTGGCAACCAGAAGGAGGAATTTTCGCGCTTCCGCGCCTTCTGGTTGGAACGTCCGCAGCCCGGCGCCAGTTCCCTCGTCATCCACGCCCTGCTCGACAGCCAGAGTGTGACCGGCGCCTTTCGCTTCACCTTGCGGCCGGGCGCGGAAACCGTGTTCGACGTCGAAAGCGCCCTCTATCCGCGCGTGGACATCACCGAGCCGGGCATCGCCCCGCTCACCGGCATGTTCGATTTCGACACCAACAATCACAACAAGGTCGATGACTGGCGGCCGGCGGCGCATGATTCCGAGGGGCTGTCGATGTGGAATGGCCAGGGGCTGCAAATCTGGCGCCCGCTCAACAATCCCACGACCCTGCAGATCAGCGCCTTTACGGACGGCAATCCGCGTGGCTTCGGCCTGATGCAGCGTAAGCGGGCCTTCGCGGATTATGAGGACCTCGCCCTTCAATACGAAAAGCGGCCCAGCCTCTGGATCGAGCCGATCGGAGATTGGGAACAGGGCGTCGTCGAACTCGTGGAAATCCCCACCGCAAACGAGGTGAACGACAATATCGTGGCCTTCTGGCGGCCGAAGGACAAGCTGGCCGCGAAGGGCGAATATACCTTCACCTACCGGATGCATTGGGGCTGGGATAACCCCTTCCCGACCCCGCTCGGCCGCATCGTCGCGACGCGGATCGGCGCCACCGAGGATGGCAAGCGACGGCTCATCGTGCTCGATATCGTGGGGGATGCGGTGAAAAACCTACCCGATGACGGCAAGGTCCATGCCGACGTCAAAACCTCGCAGGGCAAAATTCAAAACGTCGTGGTGGAGCCGAACCCCGATAGCGGCGGCTGGCGGATTCTGTTTGAGCTGGCACCGGGTGACGCGAAGCTCGTCGAGTTGCAATGCATCCTGATCGGCGCGGCAGGTCCCGTGTCCGAAACCTGGCTCTACCGTTGGACGCCGTGA
- a CDS encoding type II toxin-antitoxin system RelB/DinJ family antitoxin, protein MAAQSTMLHVRVDEEMKTRAAEALEAMGLTVSDAVRVLLHRVVQDQAFPLELKVPNATTRRAMQDADEMMKARRLRFSSGDDLIESLDDVIDT, encoded by the coding sequence ATGGCCGCTCAGAGCACGATGCTGCATGTGCGCGTCGATGAAGAGATGAAGACGAGGGCTGCAGAAGCGCTGGAAGCCATGGGACTGACGGTTTCCGATGCGGTGCGGGTGCTCCTTCATCGTGTCGTCCAGGATCAAGCCTTTCCTTTAGAACTGAAGGTTCCAAACGCAACGACGCGTCGGGCCATGCAAGACGCAGATGAGATGATGAAGGCGCGGCGTTTGCGCTTCAGCAGCGGGGATGATTTGATTGAAAGCCTCGACGACGTCATCGACACATAA
- a CDS encoding type II toxin-antitoxin system YafQ family toxin, with protein sequence MKASTTSSTHKRASLPRSSDYTRDFLKDWQRLTRSGRYDLTRLKSVILMLVANDAPLGPEWRDHALTSNWARHRECHIGGDFLLIYQLEDGKTAGAVLFVRAGTHADLFET encoded by the coding sequence TTGAAAGCCTCGACGACGTCATCGACACATAAGCGCGCCTCGCTTCCTCGAAGTTCGGACTACACGCGCGACTTTCTTAAAGATTGGCAGCGACTCACGCGATCGGGTCGGTATGATCTCACGCGGCTGAAGTCCGTTATACTCATGCTCGTCGCCAATGATGCGCCTCTTGGTCCTGAATGGCGTGATCATGCTCTCACATCAAACTGGGCTCGTCATCGAGAATGCCATATCGGGGGCGATTTCTTGCTCATCTATCAGCTTGAAGACGGCAAGACGGCTGGCGCCGTTTTGTTCGTCCGAGCGGGAACGCACGCCGACTTATTCGAGACGTGA
- a CDS encoding carbohydrate-binding domain-containing protein — MTGTTLRSADFLNTLGVNTHIPYTDGGYANITNIDADLKYLGITEVRDTISNGYAGSAPLSSYITLAKEGVKFTICLFGGGAITTASLTAQLALVAALNKAVPGSVIAVEGANEINNFPITYNGVGGLAGAVALQKAIYAAVHANADLKGVSVDYFTGYAAGSDAVGPNPATTAGLADYDTQHPYPNQGDAPYQWVNRTQALGNETPATGAAVYTETGYSTNGGTSGDVNQDVQAKYTLDLLMDDAASGIAHTDLYQLMDAYAAGSSQGDDGYGLYAPGNTPKEAATAIHNLTTILADTGTTASTFTLKPVSYTLTNLPSTGHTLEIQKSSGASDIVVWNEPAIWNEAKGAEVTAATTNVTVKLGATYKTVEVFDPLKGTTPIETLTNVSSVTLGITDHPLIVEVEPGTTTTTTPITTAPVTTPPVATTETLTLNIAEDAWKGNADYTISVDGKQVGGVRAASALQADNHSNVVSVTGDWGLGTHDVQLTFLNDAWGGSDATDRNLYINGIAFDGVTYAGTSKEMNAGGAYDYTVGGSTAKASAPADTLILHLSGNASGGNAQFTLIIDGKAASTPQGVSVAHSSGLWQSASFSGNFGAGTHTIAIQFDNAAAGRDLYVNGINLNGTHYGAGVVELTTISHTTFTVTTTA; from the coding sequence ATGACCGGAACCACACTCCGTTCGGCCGACTTTCTCAATACGCTCGGCGTCAACACGCATATTCCCTATACAGACGGGGGTTATGCTAATATCACCAATATCGATGCGGATTTGAAATATCTCGGCATTACCGAAGTACGAGACACGATCAGTAATGGATATGCGGGCTCGGCGCCGCTATCGAGCTACATCACCCTCGCCAAGGAAGGCGTAAAGTTCACGATCTGCCTGTTCGGTGGCGGCGCGATCACGACCGCCAGCCTGACCGCTCAACTCGCCCTGGTGGCGGCGCTGAACAAGGCCGTGCCTGGCAGCGTCATCGCGGTCGAGGGTGCGAACGAGATCAACAACTTTCCGATCACCTATAACGGCGTTGGCGGCCTCGCGGGCGCGGTCGCCCTGCAGAAGGCGATCTATGCCGCCGTTCACGCCAATGCGGACCTCAAGGGCGTCTCGGTCGACTATTTCACCGGCTATGCGGCGGGCAGCGATGCGGTCGGCCCGAACCCCGCCACCACCGCCGGCCTCGCCGATTACGACACGCAGCACCCTTATCCGAACCAGGGCGACGCGCCCTATCAATGGGTCAACCGCACCCAGGCCCTGGGGAACGAGACGCCGGCGACAGGTGCCGCCGTCTATACGGAGACCGGCTACAGCACGAATGGCGGCACCAGCGGTGACGTCAATCAGGACGTGCAGGCCAAATACACGCTCGACCTCTTGATGGACGATGCGGCAAGCGGCATCGCGCATACCGATCTTTATCAGCTCATGGACGCCTATGCGGCGGGGTCGTCGCAGGGCGACGACGGTTACGGGCTCTACGCCCCCGGCAATACGCCGAAGGAAGCCGCCACCGCGATCCATAACCTGACCACGATCCTGGCAGATACCGGCACCACGGCCAGCACCTTCACCCTCAAGCCGGTCAGCTACACGCTGACGAACCTGCCCTCGACCGGCCATACGCTCGAAATTCAAAAATCCAGCGGCGCGTCGGACATTGTGGTCTGGAACGAACCCGCGATCTGGAACGAAGCAAAGGGCGCCGAAGTCACGGCCGCCACGACGAATGTCACTGTCAAGCTCGGCGCGACGTACAAGACGGTGGAGGTCTTCGATCCCCTCAAGGGCACGACCCCGATCGAAACGCTCACCAATGTCAGCAGCGTCACGCTCGGCATCACGGATCATCCGTTGATCGTCGAGGTCGAGCCGGGGACCACGACAACCACCACGCCGATCACGACGGCCCCGGTCACGACGCCGCCCGTCGCAACGACGGAGACACTGACGCTGAATATCGCGGAAGATGCGTGGAAGGGAAACGCGGACTACACGATCTCAGTCGACGGAAAACAGGTGGGTGGCGTCCGTGCTGCCTCTGCGCTTCAGGCAGATAACCATTCCAACGTCGTGTCAGTGACCGGGGATTGGGGTCTCGGTACCCATGATGTTCAGCTCACGTTCCTCAATGACGCCTGGGGTGGCAGCGACGCCACGGACCGGAACCTCTACATCAACGGCATTGCCTTCGATGGCGTGACCTACGCCGGGACCAGCAAGGAGATGAACGCCGGCGGCGCCTATGATTACACGGTCGGCGGATCAACGGCGAAAGCCAGCGCGCCGGCGGATACCTTAATCCTGCATCTTTCCGGGAATGCCTCAGGGGGGAATGCGCAGTTCACCCTGATCATCGACGGCAAGGCCGCATCGACACCACAGGGTGTCTCCGTCGCGCATAGCAGCGGCTTATGGCAGAGCGCTTCATTCTCGGGCAATTTCGGCGCGGGCACGCATACGATCGCCATCCAATTCGATAACGCCGCTGCGGGGCGCGACCTCTACGTCAATGGCATCAATCTCAACGGCACGCATTACGGCGCCGGCGTCGTCGAACTGACGACGATCAGCCACACGACCTTCACGGTCACGACCACCGCATAG